The genomic region ATGCCACCCACTTGGTAGCGCGCACGCCGAATACGCCCGGAAAGGTGTACGTACCCGTTAGGCGGTCTTTGGTGTAGTCGCGAATGTCGAATACAAAGGCTAGCGCAAGAATCAGGAAAAAGCGACGGGCGAAGAGTAGTTGCAATTCGGGGGTGCTCAGCGGCACACCCAGGTACAGCGCCGGCACCCATACCGTTACGGCGGCCCATACATAAGCAATCAGAAACACCTTCAGCAGGGGTAGGTCGCGAAGGGCACGCCAACGCCCCCGCACCCGCACCAAGGGTAGGGAATATAGAACCGAAATCAGCGCCAGATGGCTTAGAAAGCCGGTCAGATGCAACCAGCCATCGTACCAAAACAGGGCTCCTGCTCCGACCAATGCTACCAGGGCCAGCCCGAACAGCTCACGCCGGTGTTGTCTCATCCACAGCTTGCGCTCCGACAACACTAGCTTCTGACTGTATTTGTAGGGTAATACGCTGTCGAGATTATACAGGAAGAGGGTGGCCGCGAAAATCAGCCCTGCCAGCCGAGGCGGGATGTGCACCCGCCAAAACAAAAACGACGCCCACGTAAGCGCCACAGCAGCCAAGGCTAGCCACGTGCTGCTGTAGAGCAGCGCATTAGTAGCGCGCTTCAGCGCGGTAGGCCAGGTAGGCGCGTGGGTAGTGGGAGAATCGCGCATGCGGAGAAAACAAGGAGCCAACGGCAAGATACACCGTCTCGGTGTGAGCAAGGTAGGGCCGTTGCATATAACAAGAAACCCACCGGTGGACCGGTGGGTTTTGCAATTTCAGCGTAAGCAGCGAAAGCTAGGCGCTAGGCGAAGTTTCGGCTACAGCGCCTTCTTTGTTGAAAGTAGTATTGTACAGTTCAATGCTTTCCTCAATAATACGGTAAGCCTGCTCGCGGCCCATAAAGCGCTCTACGGTCACGTGTTTGTGCTCTAGGGCTTTGTAATCCTCAAAGAAACGCTGCATTTCCAGCAGCGTGTGGGGCGGCAGGTCTTCTAGTTCATTGAAGTGGTTTACAGAAATATCGTGGGCGGCTACGGCAATGATTTTGTCATCTTCCTCGTCACCGTCAATCATCTGCATCACGCCAATTACTTTGGCTTCTACTACGCACATAGGCACTAGGTCTACGGAGCACAGCACCAGAATATCCAGCGGATCTTTGTCGTCGCAGTACGTCTGCGGAATGAAACCGTAAGCGGCGGGGTAGTGTACAGCCGAGAACAGCACACGGTCCAGCTTTAGCAAGCCGCTGTCTTTGTCCAGCTCATACTTTGCCTTTGAGCCTTTCGGGATTTCGATGATGCCGTTTATTAGCTGCGGAGCATTTTCGCCACGCGATACGTCGTGCCAGGGGTTAAACTTAGCCATTGAGGGTAAAAAGTCTTGTTGTAAGAGGTTGTTCGGTAAAAAGTACGCAAGTAGTGACAGACGTTTTCACAAGCCTAGGGCTTGTGTGCGGGGCTAGCCTTCCCAAGATAGCTTTATACGGCACCAAAACGAAAACCGTCACTACTTTTCTGCAAGCAGCTACCAGCTGAGCACTTCCCGCAGCGGCTGACCAGTGCAGCCATCGGGCTCCTGAATGTGTAGAAAACGCGCAATGGTAGGCGCAATATCGGGTATTACGGCTGCGGCCGACGACTTGCCACGCCGCACGTGCCAGCCCCAGAACAGCAGCGGCACGTGCGTGTCGTAGGCTGAGGCCGAGCCGTGGGTAGTGCCTTTACTGGGTTTGGGGTAAGACGATGATTCCAGCCAGCCTGGCTCCAGCACCACCAGCACGTCGCCAGAGCGCTTCGGAAAATAGCCATTTTCCAGGTACATCAGCATGCCGCTTTCCCAGTGCGACTTCTGCACGTCGTCGGCCGTGATAGCGCGCGTAACGCCCGCAAACTGTAGCATGATGCTGGCTACCTCGTCCTGCATCAGGCGCAAGTCCAGCTTTTTCTGGGCAATAAGCGGCCGGTTGAGGTACACTTGCTGGTTTTCGTAGGTAAGTACCCAATTGCCGGCGCCGTGCCGGCGCACCAACTCGTGCTGTACCGAGTCGCGCATAAACTTGGGCCCTACCGAGCCGGCAGGCACTCGCTTATCAATTAGGTATTCGGGCGAGTGCGCCGCGCCGTGGTCGGCCGTCAGAAACACCAGGGTGTTGCCTTTGCCCAAGGTTTTGTCGAGGTAGGTTAGCAGGCGGGCAATATCCTGGTCCAGACGCAGGTAGGTATCCTCAGCCTCTATTGAGTTCGGCCCAAACTGGTGCCCCACATAATCGGTAGACGAAAAACTGACCGGCATGAAATCCGTAATGCCGCGCTGTCCTAGCTGTTCGGCACGCACGGCTTCCATCGCCAGCTCAGCTACCAGCGTGTTGCCAAAGGGGGTAGAGCGCACCACGTCTAAGTTTGTAACAGGCACTGGCTCCCCTGCATCACGCAATTTAGTGGCCACCGATGCATCGGGTAAGCCGCTCAGTTGGGGCAGGTTGTGCGGAAATACCGGCTTGGCTTCTCCCCTAAAAGCACCTTCCCACGGCATGTCGTCGGGTGTACTTTCGGTATACTGCTCAATGGGTAAGAGCGTCTGCCACGGTTTGCTCAGGTATTGTGCCGGCAGCTTGCGGTCGTTAAAGGCCTTTACCCACTCGGGTAGGCTATTCTGATAGAAGGTGCTTGAAATGAAGGAGCCGGTTTTACCATCGTACCAGTACGCCGCGTTGGCCGTGTGTCCGCCTGGTAGCACAGAGCCGCGGTCTTTGATGCACACGGCAATGGTTTTGTTGTGAAAGTTGGTAGCCAGCCGCAGCTCATCGGTAATAGTCGTCGTCAGCATGTGGCGCGGCGACTGTTGCCCCACGCCCCCCGTGCCGCCTACTGCCTCCACAGTTTTGTCTTCGGTCACGTAAGTGTTTTTGCCTGCTTCACGCTCGTACCAATCGTTGCCAATAATACCGTGCACGGAGGGCGTAGTACCGGTATAAATGCTGGCATGGCCCGGCCCGGTATAGGTAGGCACGTAGTTGTAGTGTGTGTTTTCGTAGCTGAAGCCTTCGCCCAGCAAGCGCCGGAATCCGTCTTTGCGGTACTTGTCCCAGTAGCGGTAGAGGTAGTCGTAGCGCATCTGGTCTACCACAATGCCCACTACCAGCTTCGGACGCTCTAATTTTTGAGAAGATTTCTTTTGGGCTGCGGCTGGTAGCGCCAACGCGGCTGCCAGCAGCAAAGACAGACTTTTTTTCAAATCACAAAGCACAATGCAGGTGCCACGGCACCACGGTTTATGCGGGTAAAGATAGACCCTGCGCCGCAAAATGTTGCTTTGCCCAGTCAAAAGTGGACTGTTTGCGTAAGTCAATCCACGTTATATTTTGATTACCTCCTTCCTACCCTACCGTATGGCTACTGCTTCCGACTACGCGCTCATCTTCGATATGGATGGCGTGCTGGTGAATAATACCGACATCCAAGCCCATGCTTTTCAAATGCTCTTCCGTGATCTGGGCTTGACTACTAACGCTCACCAACTACTCCTACGCCTGAACGGTATGCCCGCTGGCGCCATTCTGCAGTCGGTTTTCCGGCACGCTGTACCCGAGGAAGACATTGAGCGCTACACCAACCAACGCGAATTTCTTTATCGCACGCTGTATTGGGACGACCGCCAAGAAGTACCTGGCCTCACCCCATTTTTGCAAGCAGCCCGCGCTATGGGGTTTCGCATTGCGCTCGGCACAGGCTCCGGCAACGACACTATTGGCTACATCATCGACCACCTCGACCTGCGTCGTTATTTCGACGAGGTCATCACGAAAGACGATGTTGATCGAGGCAAACCTCACGGCGACACATATTCCGTGGCGGCTGAGAAGGTAGGCATACCTCCTGAGCGCTGTTTGGTGTTTGAAGATGCGATTATGGGAGAGCAAGCTGCCTACAAAGCTGGTATGCGCTGCCTTTGTCTCAGCACCAGCATCCCCGCCGACAAATTCCAGGCACCGATCCGAGTCATTCAGGACTTCACAGAAATTACGCCTGCTGATGTATTGAAGCTGCTGGATCAGAATACACCTGTGCCTACCCCCAGCAAGGAGCTAGCCAGCCGCCAGTACGCCCAAGATGCGTAAGCTGGCATTATGAATGTAGTGCAGAATGACAACCCTTTAGTATTTAGAAAGAAAAAAGGCCTGCTTCCATTCTGGAAACAGGCCTTTTTGTATTCATTGCAAAGTTGCTTACCCAGCGGCCAGCGCCTCGGCACCACCCACGATTTCGAGAATCTCGGTGGTAATGGCCGCCTGACGCGTCCGGTTGTAGGTTAGCTTCAACGACTTCAGCAGTTCGCCAGCATTATCGGTGGCTTTGTCCATGGCCGTCATGCGGGCACCGTGTTCCGAAGCGTTGCTTTCCAACACAGCTTTGTAGAGCTGAATCTTCAACGATTGCGGAATCAATGTCTGCACAATTTCTTCCTTCGATGGCTCGAAGATATAATCCACGTTGGAGGTAGCCACTTCCTCAGCAGCTTCGGCAGGCACCAACGGTAGCAATTGCTCCGTGCGGACAATCTGCGTGGCCACATTCCGGAACTCGTTGTACACCATCACTACCTGATCGAAGTCACCGTTACGGAAACCGTCCATGGCTTGCTCTGCCGCTACCCGCACCGTGTCGAACGACAGCTGCGTGAAGACGTGGCCGTAGCTGCCCAGCGTGGGTAGGCGACGGCCGAAGTAATCCTGCGCTTTCCGGCCAATGGCCATTACAGTTACGTTGCCAGCAGCGGCCTGCGCGGCGTACTGCTCCCGTAACAGTGCATTCACACCTTTGAAGATGTTGCTGTTGAACGCGCCAGCCAAACCACGGTCGGAGGTGACGGCAATAACCAATACACGGCGAACCTCACGTTGCTCTGCGTACTCGCTCACCATTTCGCCGCCGGTCAGGCCTGTCAGATTCGCCAGAATACCGTTGAGGCGCTGCGCATAAGGACGCATCCGCAAAATGTTATCCTGCGCCCGGCGCAGCTTAGCAGCCGCCACCATTTTCATGGCTTTGGTAATCTGCTGCGTACTCTGCACCGATACGATGCGGTTGCGGACTTCTTTTAAGCTAGCCATTTTGTTAAAATAAGTTGTCAGTTGCTAGTTGTCGGTTGTCAGTTTGGATAAGCTTTCGCCTTGTCCTGACAACTGACAACCAACAACTGACAGCTAGATAATTACTTCGAAGCGTATACCGCTGACAAGTCGCGGGCTACCTGACGGATAGCGTTGGTTACGCTGTCGTCCAGTTTGCCAGCTTTCAGGGCTTGCAGGGCCTCAGGATGACGGGTGGTCATTACCTGTACGAACTCCTTTTCGAACTCACGCACCTTGTTCACGGGCACTTGGTCAAGCAGACCGTTGGTAGCAGCGTAGATAACGGCTACCTGATCTTCCACGCGCTGGGGAGAGAATTGCGGCTGCTTCAGGATTTCGAGGTTGCGACGGCCGCGTTCAATGGTAAGCTTGGTCGAAGCATCAAGGTCAGAGCCGAACTTGGCAAAGGCTTCCAGTTCGCGGAACTGCGCCTGGTCCAGCTTCAGCGTACCGGCTACCTTCTTCATCGACTTGATCTGGGCGTTACCCCCTACCCGCGACACCGAAATACCTACGTTGATAGCCGGGCGCACACCCGAGTTGAACAAGTTGGTCTCGAGGAAAATCTGGCCGTCCGTAATCGAAATTACGTTGGTCGGGATGTACGCCGAAACGTCACCAGCCTGCGTTTCAATGAGCGGCAGGGCCGTCAGCGAGCCACCACCTTTGGCGATGTGCTTGATGCTTTCGGGTAGGTCGTTCATATCGCGGGCAATCACGTCGGAAGCGTTGATCTTCGCGGCCCGCTCCAGCAAGCGGCTGTGCAGATAGAATACGTCACCAGGGTAAGCCTCGCGTCCGGGAGGACGACGGAGCAGCAGCGACACCTCACGGTAAGCTACAGCCTGCTTCGACAAGTCATCGTACACTACCAGGGCCGGACGGCCCGTATCGCGAAAGAACTCGCCGATGGCAGCACCCGTGAAGGGAGCGTAGAACTGCATAGGAGCCGGATCCGAAGCCGAAGCCGATACTACTACCGTGTAATCCATAGCGCCGCCACGTTGCAGGGCGTTTACTACCTGGGCTACCGTAGAAGCTTTCTGACCTACAGCTACGTAGATGCAGAATACCGGCTCGCCGCGGTCGTAGAACTCGCGTTGGTTCAGGATGGTGTCAATAGCTACCGTCGACTTACCCGTCTGACGGTCACCAATGATCAGCTCGCGCTGACCGCGGCCAATCGGAATCATGGCGTCGATGGCCTTGATACCGGTTTGCAGCGGCTCGTTTACGGGCTGACGGTAGATAACACCAGGAGCTTTGCGCTCCAGTGGCATCTCGTAGGTTTCACCTGTGATAGGACCGCGGCCGTCGATGGGCTGGCCCAGCGTGTTTACCACACGGCCAATGATGCCCTCACCTACCTGGATAGCAGCAATCTTATTGGTACGGCGCACCGTAGCACCTTCCCGGATATTGGAGTAGTCGCCGAGCATTACGGCACCTACGTTGTCCTCTTCCAGGTTCAGCACTAGGGCTTGCAGGCCGTTTTCAAATTCAAGTAGCTCCCCCGACTGGGCTTTGCCCAGCCCGTAGATGCGGGCTACACCGTCGCCTACCTGAAGCACCGTGCCTACCTCTTCGAGTTCAGCTTCGGTCTTAAAGTTCGACAATTGCTCCCGCAGAATAGCGGATACTTCATCCGGACGTACTTCTGCCATGACTTATAGTTGGGATTGGTAGGGGTTCTTAGAAAATTCGGTCCGCAATTTTTGCAGGCGGTAGCGTACGGAATCGTCGATGAGTTGGTCGCCTACCCGCAGCACGAAGCCGCCGATAAGGGCCGGGTCTACTTTTTCCGTTAGCTGCACCTCTTGCGAGCCGGTTTGCTGTTGCACCAGCGTATTCATGCGGGTGCGCAGTTCAGCTGTGAGCGGAGTAGCCGTAATTACCTCGGCCACTTGCACGCTTTTCAATACATTATACTGCTTAATGAATTCTGGCCCGATGAACTCCAGCGCGCTTTCGCGATTTTTCTGGGTTATAATGGACAGAAACTTCATTGTCAGATCCGAGACTTTGCTCCCAAATACAGCTTTTAGGATAGCCAGTTTCTTATCGTGATTCACGATAGGGTTGCGAAGCAACAGGCGCAAGTCGCGGCTCTCGTCCAGCGTCTGGCTGAACAGGTCCATATCAGCCTTCACGGCTGCCAGATTACCCTGCTCTTCTGCCAGATCCAGCAGCGACTTAGCGTATCGGGAAGCAACTCGTTGTTCAGACATTTTTTTTAGCTGATAGCTGATGGCTGATGGCTAGTAACTCCTGTCGTGCTTGTAAAAGCCAACAGCTAACTGCCATTAGCAAACAGCTTAGTTAAGCTTTACTTCTTTCAGGTAAGAATCCACTAGCTGCTGCTGGGCGGGGGCGTCGGTCAGTTCGCGGCGCAGAATACGCTCAGCCACGTCGATGGACAGCTGAGCAGCAGTGTTCTTCACCTCGGCCAGCGCCATATTCTTTTCCTGTTGGATAGCTTCGCGGGCTTGCGTAATCATACGGTTGCCTTCCTCCGTTGCCTTATTCTTGGCTTCCTCAATGTGCTGGGTAGCAACAGCCGAGGCTTCTTTCAGAATACGGTCGCGCTCCAAGCGGGCTTCAGCCAGCAGCTTTTCATTGCTAGCTTTCAACTGCTGCATTTCCAGCTTGGCCTGGTCGGCCATGCGCAGCGCGTTTTCGATAGAGGTTTCGCGCTCCTTCAGCGAGCTGAGGATGGGGCGCCAGGCAAACTTGGCGAGCAAGAACAGTACGATGAGGAAAATCACCGTCTGCCAGAAAATCAGGCCTAATTCGGGGGTTACGAGATTCATGGGAGGGTCGTCAGTCAGCGATACATCGTACTGCGTAAGCAAAAAACAGGTAGGTAGGTGCAGTAAGAAAGAAGCGGCATCTTACGCAATGCCACCTTCCTATAACTCCCTACCTGAAAGCTGAATCAGCCCGCTACGCCGTGCGCCGAAGCGAAGCGCAGCGGGCTGCTCCATCTACTGCTCTACCTTATTGGGGCGACAGGTTGAGGGAAATCAGCAGGCAAACTACCACTGCGAACAGGGCCAGACCTTCAATCAGGGCGGCTACAATCAGCATAGCAGTTTGGATCTTGCCCGAAGCCTCCGGCTGACGGCCGATGGCTTCCATTGCCTGACCACCAATACGGCCAATACCCAGACCAGCGCCCAGGGCTACCAGACCAGCACCGATACCGGCACCGAATACAGCCAGACCAACCGAATTGGCAACCTGCAACAACAAAGAGAGAAGCATAATAAAAGAGGTTTGTGGGGAGTGTGAAAACAAAAAAAACAGAGTCGTGAAACTTTAGTGAGCGGCCGTGGGAGCCACATGGTCGCCCTCCATCTGGTAGTCCGCCTCATCATGATGATGCTCTTCCACTGCAC from Hymenobacter aerilatus harbors:
- a CDS encoding UbiA family prenyltransferase, which produces MRDSPTTHAPTWPTALKRATNALLYSSTWLALAAVALTWASFLFWRVHIPPRLAGLIFAATLFLYNLDSVLPYKYSQKLVLSERKLWMRQHRRELFGLALVALVGAGALFWYDGWLHLTGFLSHLALISVLYSLPLVRVRGRWRALRDLPLLKVFLIAYVWAAVTVWVPALYLGVPLSTPELQLLFARRFFLILALAFVFDIRDYTKDRLTGTYTFPGVFGVRATKWVALAALLISCVLLPHNLTLYQGLLLLLPAALAAAVIWYADETRPDYYFALLTDGVMIVYFLAVYWAM
- a CDS encoding inorganic diphosphatase, which translates into the protein MAKFNPWHDVSRGENAPQLINGIIEIPKGSKAKYELDKDSGLLKLDRVLFSAVHYPAAYGFIPQTYCDDKDPLDILVLCSVDLVPMCVVEAKVIGVMQMIDGDEEDDKIIAVAAHDISVNHFNELEDLPPHTLLEMQRFFEDYKALEHKHVTVERFMGREQAYRIIEESIELYNTTFNKEGAVAETSPSA
- the pafA gene encoding alkaline phosphatase PafA, with protein sequence MKKSLSLLLAAALALPAAAQKKSSQKLERPKLVVGIVVDQMRYDYLYRYWDKYRKDGFRRLLGEGFSYENTHYNYVPTYTGPGHASIYTGTTPSVHGIIGNDWYEREAGKNTYVTEDKTVEAVGGTGGVGQQSPRHMLTTTITDELRLATNFHNKTIAVCIKDRGSVLPGGHTANAAYWYDGKTGSFISSTFYQNSLPEWVKAFNDRKLPAQYLSKPWQTLLPIEQYTESTPDDMPWEGAFRGEAKPVFPHNLPQLSGLPDASVATKLRDAGEPVPVTNLDVVRSTPFGNTLVAELAMEAVRAEQLGQRGITDFMPVSFSSTDYVGHQFGPNSIEAEDTYLRLDQDIARLLTYLDKTLGKGNTLVFLTADHGAAHSPEYLIDKRVPAGSVGPKFMRDSVQHELVRRHGAGNWVLTYENQQVYLNRPLIAQKKLDLRLMQDEVASIMLQFAGVTRAITADDVQKSHWESGMLMYLENGYFPKRSGDVLVVLEPGWLESSSYPKPSKGTTHGSASAYDTHVPLLFWGWHVRRGKSSAAAVIPDIAPTIARFLHIQEPDGCTGQPLREVLSW
- a CDS encoding HAD family hydrolase, producing MATASDYALIFDMDGVLVNNTDIQAHAFQMLFRDLGLTTNAHQLLLRLNGMPAGAILQSVFRHAVPEEDIERYTNQREFLYRTLYWDDRQEVPGLTPFLQAARAMGFRIALGTGSGNDTIGYIIDHLDLRRYFDEVITKDDVDRGKPHGDTYSVAAEKVGIPPERCLVFEDAIMGEQAAYKAGMRCLCLSTSIPADKFQAPIRVIQDFTEITPADVLKLLDQNTPVPTPSKELASRQYAQDA
- the atpG gene encoding ATP synthase F1 subunit gamma; translated protein: MASLKEVRNRIVSVQSTQQITKAMKMVAAAKLRRAQDNILRMRPYAQRLNGILANLTGLTGGEMVSEYAEQREVRRVLVIAVTSDRGLAGAFNSNIFKGVNALLREQYAAQAAAGNVTVMAIGRKAQDYFGRRLPTLGSYGHVFTQLSFDTVRVAAEQAMDGFRNGDFDQVVMVYNEFRNVATQIVRTEQLLPLVPAEAAEEVATSNVDYIFEPSKEEIVQTLIPQSLKIQLYKAVLESNASEHGARMTAMDKATDNAGELLKSLKLTYNRTRQAAITTEILEIVGGAEALAAG
- the atpA gene encoding F0F1 ATP synthase subunit alpha encodes the protein MAEVRPDEVSAILREQLSNFKTEAELEEVGTVLQVGDGVARIYGLGKAQSGELLEFENGLQALVLNLEEDNVGAVMLGDYSNIREGATVRRTNKIAAIQVGEGIIGRVVNTLGQPIDGRGPITGETYEMPLERKAPGVIYRQPVNEPLQTGIKAIDAMIPIGRGQRELIIGDRQTGKSTVAIDTILNQREFYDRGEPVFCIYVAVGQKASTVAQVVNALQRGGAMDYTVVVSASASDPAPMQFYAPFTGAAIGEFFRDTGRPALVVYDDLSKQAVAYREVSLLLRRPPGREAYPGDVFYLHSRLLERAAKINASDVIARDMNDLPESIKHIAKGGGSLTALPLIETQAGDVSAYIPTNVISITDGQIFLETNLFNSGVRPAINVGISVSRVGGNAQIKSMKKVAGTLKLDQAQFRELEAFAKFGSDLDASTKLTIERGRRNLEILKQPQFSPQRVEDQVAVIYAATNGLLDQVPVNKVREFEKEFVQVMTTRHPEALQALKAGKLDDSVTNAIRQVARDLSAVYASK
- the atpH gene encoding ATP synthase F1 subunit delta, encoding MSEQRVASRYAKSLLDLAEEQGNLAAVKADMDLFSQTLDESRDLRLLLRNPIVNHDKKLAILKAVFGSKVSDLTMKFLSIITQKNRESALEFIGPEFIKQYNVLKSVQVAEVITATPLTAELRTRMNTLVQQQTGSQEVQLTEKVDPALIGGFVLRVGDQLIDDSVRYRLQKLRTEFSKNPYQSQL
- a CDS encoding F0F1 ATP synthase subunit B, with product MNLVTPELGLIFWQTVIFLIVLFLLAKFAWRPILSSLKERETSIENALRMADQAKLEMQQLKASNEKLLAEARLERDRILKEASAVATQHIEEAKNKATEEGNRMITQAREAIQQEKNMALAEVKNTAAQLSIDVAERILRRELTDAPAQQQLVDSYLKEVKLN
- the atpE gene encoding ATP synthase F0 subunit C, whose translation is MLLSLLLQVANSVGLAVFGAGIGAGLVALGAGLGIGRIGGQAMEAIGRQPEASGKIQTAMLIVAALIEGLALFAVVVCLLISLNLSPQ